One window from the genome of Deltaproteobacteria bacterium encodes:
- the bcsA gene encoding UDP-forming cellulose synthase catalytic subunit — translation MRGSSDIPRALAAIFAGLCITLFVVTPLDLRTQFALAGSLVVAALILGRSQGRLATLSLVLLSVATTGRYLWWRLGTTLSSDWSFDAVLSGILLAAELYACAMLLLAYAQSIAGLRRKPVPMPHDLASWPSVDVFIPTYNEPLDIVRATVLAAASLDWPRDRLRVWVLDDGRRPGFREFAAEAGVGYVTRPDNARAKAGNLNHALGKTNGEFVAIFDCDHVPVRSFLQTTMGWLLRDPRLALVQTPHHFYSLEPFGRNLGTAPRVPGESELFYGVIQPGIDTWNASFFCGSCAVLRRSALDDVGGIAVETVTEDAHTALKMHRRGWRTAYLDVPQAAGLSTETLAAHVGQRIRWARGMAQIFRVDNPMFGRGLKLSQRLSYFAAMLHFFSGVPRLVFLLAPVGYLVFGWHIFNALPLAAVAYGLPHLIHSTACNARIHGRFRHSFWSEVYETCLAWYTAIPTTLALIAPRTGKFNVTAKGGRVDVPYFDGRIALPYILLAAVNLTAIAAGAWKLRMGDGELDSLAINAAWALHNLIVLAAAIGAACERPQVRAAQRVPARLPAMLRFADGTTAAAETRDLGRDGASVTLRAPVPMSQREQVWLSLFCFDAEQPLPAEVLDAGGRSVRVRFTSLSLEQEAHLVRAIFSRADAWLGWADGHRRDRPLLTLLSIARHGAAGVGRALALSMRPPPRALPSRLPVPARGHA, via the coding sequence ATGCGTGGGTCGAGTGACATCCCGCGAGCCTTGGCCGCCATCTTCGCCGGGCTCTGCATCACGCTGTTCGTCGTCACCCCGCTCGATCTGCGCACGCAGTTCGCCCTCGCCGGTTCGCTCGTCGTCGCCGCGCTGATCCTCGGCCGCTCGCAGGGTCGACTCGCCACGCTCTCCCTGGTGCTGCTGTCGGTGGCGACCACCGGCCGCTACCTCTGGTGGCGCCTGGGAACGACGCTGTCGTCGGACTGGTCCTTCGACGCCGTGCTCAGCGGCATCCTCCTCGCGGCGGAGCTGTACGCCTGCGCGATGTTGTTGCTTGCGTATGCGCAGTCGATCGCCGGTCTCCGGCGCAAGCCGGTGCCGATGCCGCACGATCTCGCATCGTGGCCGAGCGTGGACGTCTTCATTCCCACCTACAACGAGCCGCTGGACATCGTACGCGCCACCGTCCTCGCCGCGGCGTCGCTCGACTGGCCCCGCGACCGCCTGCGCGTTTGGGTCCTCGACGACGGCCGCCGTCCGGGATTCCGCGAGTTCGCCGCCGAGGCGGGCGTCGGGTACGTCACGCGACCCGACAATGCCCGCGCAAAGGCCGGCAACCTGAACCACGCCTTGGGCAAGACCAACGGCGAGTTCGTCGCGATCTTCGACTGCGACCACGTGCCCGTCCGGTCCTTCCTGCAGACCACGATGGGATGGCTCCTGCGCGATCCCAGGCTCGCGCTGGTGCAGACGCCGCACCACTTCTACTCGCTGGAGCCGTTCGGCCGGAACCTGGGCACCGCTCCGCGCGTGCCGGGCGAGAGCGAGCTGTTCTACGGCGTCATCCAGCCCGGCATCGATACCTGGAACGCGTCGTTCTTCTGCGGATCGTGCGCGGTCCTCCGCCGCAGCGCCCTGGACGACGTCGGCGGCATCGCGGTGGAGACCGTCACCGAGGACGCTCACACCGCCTTGAAGATGCACCGGCGCGGATGGCGGACGGCCTATCTCGACGTTCCCCAGGCGGCCGGTCTTTCCACCGAGACCCTGGCGGCACATGTCGGGCAGCGGATCCGCTGGGCTCGGGGAATGGCGCAGATCTTCCGCGTGGACAACCCGATGTTCGGGCGCGGGCTCAAGCTCTCCCAGCGTCTCAGCTACTTCGCCGCGATGCTGCACTTCTTCTCCGGAGTACCGCGGCTGGTGTTCCTCTTGGCTCCGGTCGGCTACCTGGTGTTTGGCTGGCACATCTTCAACGCGCTGCCGCTCGCGGCGGTGGCGTACGGCCTGCCGCACCTGATCCATTCCACGGCGTGCAACGCGCGCATCCACGGCCGCTTCCGTCATTCGTTCTGGTCCGAGGTCTACGAGACGTGCCTCGCCTGGTACACCGCCATTCCCACCACGCTGGCGCTCATCGCGCCCCGCACCGGGAAGTTCAACGTCACCGCGAAGGGCGGCCGCGTCGACGTCCCGTACTTCGACGGCCGCATCGCGCTGCCCTACATCCTGCTCGCGGCCGTGAACCTGACCGCCATCGCCGCCGGAGCCTGGAAGCTGCGGATGGGTGACGGCGAGCTCGATTCGCTCGCCATCAACGCCGCCTGGGCGCTGCACAACCTGATCGTGCTCGCGGCAGCCATCGGTGCGGCGTGCGAGCGGCCGCAGGTCCGCGCCGCGCAGCGCGTGCCGGCGCGGCTCCCGGCGATGCTCCGCTTCGCCGACGGCACGACGGCAGCCGCGGAGACCCGCGACCTTGGACGCGATGGCGCCAGCGTCACCTTGCGCGCGCCAGTTCCCATGTCCCAGCGCGAGCAGGTCTGGCTTTCTCTCTTTTGCTTCGATGCGGAGCAGCCGCTCCCCGCCGAGGTACTCGACGCCGGGGGCCGCTCCGTTCGGGTGCGCTTCACGTCGCTCTCCCTCGAGCAGGAAGCGCATCTCGTCCGGGCCATCTTCTCGCGCGCGGATGCCTGGCTGGGTTGGGCCGACGGCCACCGCCGCGACCGGCCCCTGCTCACGTTGCTGTCCATTGCCCGCCACGGAGCGGCCGGAGTCGGCCGCGCACTCGCGCTGTCGATGCGCCCACCTCCCCGCGCGCTGCCTTCGCGCCTGCCGGTGCCTGCTCGGGGGCACGCATGA
- a CDS encoding cellulose biosynthesis cyclic di-GMP-binding regulatory protein BcsB, whose amino-acid sequence MRLATAAAVLLCAGAVRAERFVELGPTRAQRDSSVPALDFPFTARADEELTGAAVRIAFAGPIESMEVLVNDERVALLTGDDPRPPDIPVARTLLADRNTLSLRLRDREGRCVARQGAWAAVRSIGVVLQANPVPLPNEMALLPLPFFDRGYDTSATVPVVLGHPPSHEEVRLAAMVASWFAVDAPIPLAFDARVGTLPDSRAIVLVAGSADASRLGIDPPRGPSIRMIDHPAHPESNVKLLVIGGRTAEELRVAVESLVARSARLAGPEAMLPRPPPQPPAAPYSAPRWVPSGRPVPFSQYPSGSVFAHEGSTPATLAVRFRVAPDLWIWPAEFVVLDLGYSERIPRGALPPRLDAEINGYFLATLPRASPGKPQRVRLRIPREHMRGFNQLLVHVHYPDPDPCAAVPAWTSGESPRVEIAGDSVLHVEHLSHFSNLPDVSAFAFDGFPFTRVPDLGDTAVVLPERPSPAELSMALSVLGQLAQITGRVATRATFPPSSEMPRDRDVLAIGTPDDNALISRWSVALPIALQGKSARVQRTFRPLDLLGGPEPLLDAQRAGDLLSRSADVAAIAAIESPVSPGRVAVVITGTAMPRFADFLGYAQSRGRGGDLLMLTNGERAMFRIGGAFGRGELDTWTRARWFLATHWLALPPVLLVGAVLLAAHGRRFLARRMRARLTVGEAA is encoded by the coding sequence ATGAGGCTCGCGACCGCCGCCGCCGTACTGCTCTGCGCCGGAGCGGTTCGGGCGGAGAGATTCGTGGAGCTCGGTCCGACGCGTGCGCAGCGCGATTCCAGCGTGCCCGCGCTGGACTTTCCCTTCACGGCCCGCGCCGACGAGGAGCTGACGGGCGCGGCGGTCCGCATCGCGTTCGCCGGCCCGATCGAGTCGATGGAAGTGCTGGTGAACGACGAGCGGGTCGCCCTCCTCACCGGAGACGATCCCCGCCCGCCGGACATCCCTGTCGCCCGCACCTTGCTCGCCGACCGCAACACGCTTTCGCTGCGGCTGCGCGATCGCGAAGGCCGCTGCGTCGCGAGGCAGGGTGCCTGGGCGGCGGTCCGCTCGATCGGCGTCGTCCTGCAGGCGAACCCGGTGCCTCTCCCCAACGAGATGGCGTTGCTCCCCTTGCCGTTCTTCGACCGCGGATACGACACGAGCGCGACGGTTCCGGTCGTGCTGGGCCATCCGCCTTCCCACGAGGAAGTGCGGCTCGCCGCCATGGTGGCGAGCTGGTTCGCGGTCGATGCGCCGATCCCCCTCGCCTTCGACGCGCGTGTCGGCACGCTTCCCGACTCGCGCGCGATCGTGCTGGTCGCCGGCAGCGCCGATGCATCGCGCCTGGGCATCGATCCGCCGCGTGGCCCGTCCATCCGCATGATCGACCATCCCGCCCATCCCGAGTCGAACGTGAAGCTGCTCGTGATCGGCGGCCGCACTGCCGAAGAACTGCGGGTTGCTGTCGAGAGCCTCGTCGCCCGCAGCGCGCGCCTGGCGGGACCGGAGGCGATGTTGCCGCGACCTCCGCCGCAGCCGCCCGCGGCGCCCTACTCCGCCCCGCGCTGGGTGCCCTCCGGACGGCCGGTGCCGTTCTCGCAGTATCCGTCGGGCAGCGTGTTCGCCCACGAAGGCAGCACCCCAGCAACGCTGGCGGTCCGGTTCCGCGTCGCTCCGGATCTGTGGATCTGGCCCGCCGAGTTCGTGGTGCTCGACCTCGGCTACTCAGAACGGATCCCGCGCGGCGCGCTCCCGCCGCGGCTGGACGCGGAGATCAACGGATACTTCCTCGCCACGTTGCCGCGGGCGTCGCCCGGGAAGCCGCAGCGAGTCCGGCTGCGCATTCCCCGAGAGCACATGCGAGGGTTCAACCAGCTCCTCGTCCACGTCCACTATCCCGATCCCGATCCATGCGCCGCGGTCCCCGCGTGGACGTCCGGTGAGTCGCCGCGGGTCGAGATCGCCGGCGACTCCGTCCTGCACGTGGAACACCTGAGCCATTTCTCGAACCTTCCCGACGTCTCGGCCTTCGCGTTCGACGGTTTTCCGTTCACGCGCGTGCCGGATCTCGGCGACACCGCCGTGGTGCTGCCGGAGCGGCCGTCTCCCGCCGAGCTGTCAATGGCGCTCTCGGTGCTCGGGCAGCTCGCGCAGATCACGGGCAGGGTGGCGACGCGCGCGACGTTCCCTCCCTCGTCCGAGATGCCGCGCGACCGCGACGTCCTCGCCATCGGTACACCCGACGACAACGCGCTGATCTCCCGCTGGTCCGTCGCCTTGCCCATCGCGCTGCAGGGAAAGTCAGCGCGGGTGCAGCGCACGTTCCGGCCGCTCGACCTGCTCGGCGGGCCGGAGCCGCTGCTCGACGCGCAGCGCGCCGGGGACCTCCTCTCGCGGTCGGCCGATGTCGCCGCCATCGCCGCCATCGAGTCTCCCGTCTCACCCGGCCGCGTCGCGGTGGTGATCACGGGGACGGCGATGCCGCGGTTCGCGGACTTCCTCGGATACGCGCAGAGCCGCGGCCGCGGCGGCGATCTCCTCATGCTCACCAACGGCGAGCGCGCGATGTTCCGCATCGGCGGTGCCTTCGGCCGGGGCGAGCTCGATACCTGGACCCGGGCGCGCTGGTTCCTCGCTACGCATTGGCTGGCGTTGCCGCCGGTCCTGCTGGTCGGCGCGGTATTGCTGGCGGCGCACGGCCGGCGCTTCCTGGCGCGGCGGATGCGCGCCCGGCTGACCGTCGGGGAGGCCGCATGA
- the bcsZ gene encoding cellulase has translation MMAMVAGALLAASPCDASWPLWTRYSERFIAGDGRVIDRSASERSTSEGQAYALFFALVANDRASFQRLLTWTEQNLARGDLGRNLPAWHWGKRRDGTWGVIDKNSASDADLWIAYSLLEAGRLWADARYTALGRRVLSNVASRDLAEAPQFGTILLPGPSGFSVSGGFRINPSYAPPQLLRRFAQLGAPWDRVLQSSVQMLHLFAQGGAAPDWAFAKAGTLVEDPVHGRVGSYDAIRVYLWVGTMPDRDPQLDRIAQGLLRELEKTAALPERIDARTLVARGSAPPGFYAALIPIAPPDARRALEARVSEARKDGLYGDPPAYYDQNLILFAQGFSESRYRFGGDGSLAPAWETRCLGRAR, from the coding sequence ATGATGGCCATGGTCGCCGGAGCGTTGCTCGCTGCCTCTCCCTGCGACGCTTCGTGGCCGTTGTGGACCCGGTACTCGGAGCGGTTCATCGCAGGTGACGGCCGCGTGATCGACCGCAGCGCATCGGAGCGGAGCACATCGGAAGGGCAGGCCTACGCGCTCTTCTTCGCCTTGGTCGCCAACGACCGGGCATCGTTCCAGCGCCTCCTCACCTGGACGGAGCAAAACCTCGCCCGCGGAGATCTCGGGCGCAACCTCCCGGCCTGGCACTGGGGAAAGCGGCGCGATGGCACCTGGGGCGTAATCGACAAGAACTCAGCGAGCGACGCCGATCTCTGGATCGCCTATAGCCTGCTGGAAGCAGGACGGCTGTGGGCGGACGCCAGGTACACGGCGCTCGGCCGGCGCGTTCTCTCGAACGTCGCCTCCAGGGATCTCGCGGAGGCCCCGCAGTTCGGCACGATCCTCCTTCCCGGACCGAGCGGCTTCTCCGTCAGCGGGGGGTTCCGGATCAATCCGAGCTATGCCCCGCCGCAGCTCCTGCGCAGGTTCGCGCAGCTGGGCGCGCCTTGGGATCGCGTGCTGCAAAGCTCGGTGCAGATGTTGCACCTCTTCGCCCAGGGTGGCGCTGCTCCCGACTGGGCGTTCGCCAAGGCGGGAACGCTCGTCGAAGACCCGGTGCACGGCAGGGTCGGCAGCTACGACGCCATCCGTGTCTACCTCTGGGTCGGCACGATGCCCGACCGCGATCCGCAGCTCGATCGCATTGCCCAGGGCCTGCTGCGCGAATTGGAGAAGACGGCGGCGTTGCCCGAACGCATCGACGCGCGCACGCTCGTCGCGCGCGGGTCGGCTCCACCGGGGTTCTACGCCGCGCTCATCCCCATCGCGCCCCCCGACGCGCGCCGCGCGCTCGAGGCGCGCGTCTCCGAGGCCCGCAAGGACGGCCTCTACGGCGACCCGCCGGCCTACTACGACCAGAACCTCATCCTGTTCGCGCAGGGATTCAGCGAGTCGCGCTACCGGTTCGGCGGCGACGGCTCGCTCGCACCTGCCTGGGAGACCCGATGCCTCGGGCGCGCACGCTGA
- a CDS encoding tetratricopeptide repeat protein has translation MPRARTLIAILAMASAALADDLLGGLVRNAWYWQARARSDKADDAWKQVLEVAPDNAEALAAVGGFSARAGRMQQAREMLARLEKVAPNHPDVPVLRRQIELGPRFGALLLDARKLIHEGHPAAGAAKYRELFGPAGPPGDLALEYYQTASGAPEGWQEARDGLRRLVRRAPAEVRYKLALAKLLTYRDETRREGITMLAALARDPTIGKDAAAGWRQALLWLTPTERDVALYRDWLRGHPKDMEVKLHLERARNAATIREGFAALDRGDMREAQRLFDLAGKDPDAVHGRALIAGRRAAQAKKSGFAALDRDDLTAAESYFRSIPADADTRLGLALIAQKQAAQAQRNEDFPKARELLERARRLVPDRRDVWERQLQGVVFWSRLRDARIAREEGRDNDAEAALRAAIDGGVPQERWHARLALADLMLESGRPGEAETNLREVLVSVPDETSALRALAGLLVQQRRFEEAIPVNERLAKVAPQYSYRAGWLRAEMLRTEAAKSRQAHEFARARQQLGEAREADPSDVWVLHDLTNVLLQLNALPEAQSAVAALLRFAPELPEARVAQARVLAAAHQDIQALAILRSLSPPPRDPAVLALRRRLEFQVRIPPALELAITGRRDEAVRELEAMEAEAKGQPELVAQLAVAWSKIGDRAKASALMRDAMARGPAATRAARLELASTLLDSDDDAFLGEILRGLDRDPSLTPAERRSLGDLRVAHAVRLADRQREQGDLRAAEAALSAALRDYPRDPLLLAALARTREQEGNMDAAHGLYLEVLRAVPNDGDALRGAVDTALARGDVDEARGLLRGATAPGQPDDPRLLQLAAHLEEREGDDAEAMRLLRRASALARSEVFRTTQIPQEGIGRGMNPEGTPRLAARTDPEVLHSEIARDMQRIESRHRPAIGGDVGFRQRKGEPGLSALSEYRGAANVEVPIALSGRLTLRISEVQLDAGSVSASAGSRFGTGAVGGAGPQRALGTELHATFESRHLVADVGATPLGFPILAAVGGVRLRGNMGPLFVAAEGSSRSVTDSFVSMAAARDPATGTLWGGVLLQGGRLDLSVNGRIGSIYAYGEGGRLIGLRVLENRRFAGGGGAELALGAGPLGEFRLGPAFTALAFENNQRFFTFGNGGYFSPQRFFHGAGVLRWQHPGAVRWDAAAEPGYDWYQEAHAPILPFDPNSGFYAGKTEGGFSFTGRAFLGIGLGGGFELGLSGAVQRAPEFQEVRAGVVLRAAGL, from the coding sequence ATGCCTCGGGCGCGCACGCTGATTGCCATCCTGGCGATGGCGTCCGCGGCGCTCGCGGACGACCTTCTCGGCGGCCTCGTCCGCAACGCCTGGTACTGGCAGGCGCGGGCCCGCTCCGACAAGGCCGACGATGCCTGGAAGCAGGTGCTGGAGGTGGCGCCGGACAATGCCGAGGCGCTCGCGGCAGTCGGCGGCTTCAGCGCCCGCGCCGGCCGCATGCAGCAGGCGCGAGAGATGCTCGCGCGGCTCGAGAAGGTGGCGCCCAACCATCCCGACGTTCCCGTGCTGCGACGGCAGATCGAGCTCGGCCCCCGTTTCGGCGCCTTGCTGCTGGACGCGCGCAAGCTGATCCACGAAGGCCACCCGGCTGCAGGAGCGGCGAAATACCGCGAGCTGTTCGGCCCGGCAGGGCCGCCTGGAGATCTCGCGCTCGAGTACTACCAGACCGCCAGCGGCGCCCCGGAAGGGTGGCAGGAGGCCCGCGACGGCTTGCGACGGCTGGTGCGGCGCGCGCCCGCGGAGGTCCGATACAAGCTCGCGCTCGCGAAGCTCCTCACGTATCGCGACGAGACCCGCCGCGAGGGAATCACCATGCTGGCGGCGCTGGCGCGCGACCCGACCATCGGCAAGGACGCCGCCGCGGGCTGGCGGCAGGCGCTTCTCTGGCTCACGCCGACCGAGCGCGACGTCGCCCTCTACCGCGACTGGCTGAGGGGACACCCGAAGGACATGGAGGTCAAGCTCCACCTCGAGCGGGCGCGAAACGCGGCCACGATCCGCGAAGGATTTGCCGCGCTGGACCGCGGGGACATGCGCGAGGCGCAGAGGTTGTTCGATCTGGCGGGCAAGGATCCCGACGCAGTGCACGGCCGCGCGCTGATCGCCGGCCGCCGCGCTGCCCAGGCGAAGAAGTCAGGGTTCGCGGCGCTCGACCGCGACGATCTCACTGCTGCCGAGTCCTACTTCCGTTCGATTCCCGCCGATGCCGACACCCGGCTCGGTCTGGCGCTGATCGCCCAGAAGCAGGCGGCGCAAGCGCAGCGCAACGAGGACTTCCCCAAGGCGCGCGAGCTCCTCGAGCGCGCCCGCAGGCTGGTTCCCGACCGACGCGACGTCTGGGAGCGACAGCTCCAGGGCGTGGTCTTCTGGTCCCGGTTGCGCGACGCGCGCATCGCCCGGGAGGAGGGTCGCGACAACGATGCGGAGGCCGCGCTGCGGGCAGCCATCGACGGCGGTGTGCCACAGGAGCGCTGGCACGCGCGCCTGGCGCTCGCCGACCTCATGCTCGAGAGCGGCCGGCCCGGCGAAGCGGAGACGAATCTGCGCGAAGTGCTGGTTTCCGTGCCGGACGAGACCTCCGCGCTGCGCGCTCTCGCCGGTCTGCTCGTGCAGCAGCGCCGGTTCGAGGAGGCGATTCCCGTCAACGAACGCCTCGCCAAGGTGGCGCCGCAATACTCCTATCGGGCCGGCTGGCTGCGCGCGGAGATGCTGCGCACCGAGGCGGCGAAGAGCCGGCAGGCGCACGAATTCGCCCGGGCGCGCCAGCAGCTCGGCGAAGCGCGCGAGGCCGATCCGTCGGACGTCTGGGTGCTGCACGATCTCACCAACGTCCTCTTGCAGTTGAATGCCCTCCCCGAAGCGCAGAGCGCGGTCGCCGCCTTGTTGCGCTTTGCCCCGGAGCTGCCGGAAGCGCGGGTGGCGCAGGCGCGCGTGCTCGCTGCCGCCCACCAGGATATCCAGGCCCTGGCGATCCTGCGGTCCCTGTCGCCGCCTCCGCGCGATCCGGCAGTGCTGGCACTTCGGCGCCGCCTGGAATTCCAGGTCCGCATCCCGCCGGCGCTGGAGCTCGCCATCACCGGAAGGCGGGACGAGGCGGTGCGCGAGCTGGAAGCGATGGAGGCGGAGGCCAAAGGACAGCCCGAGCTCGTCGCGCAGCTCGCCGTCGCCTGGTCGAAGATCGGCGACCGCGCAAAGGCGTCGGCGCTCATGCGCGACGCCATGGCACGCGGTCCGGCGGCGACGCGCGCCGCGCGTCTGGAGCTCGCCTCGACCCTGCTCGACTCGGACGACGACGCCTTCCTCGGAGAGATCCTGCGCGGCCTCGATCGGGATCCCTCGCTGACGCCGGCAGAGCGCCGCTCGCTCGGCGACCTCCGCGTCGCTCATGCCGTCCGGCTTGCCGATCGCCAGCGCGAGCAGGGCGATCTCCGCGCAGCGGAAGCTGCTCTGTCCGCGGCGCTGCGCGACTATCCGCGCGACCCCCTGCTGCTCGCTGCGCTGGCGCGGACCCGGGAGCAGGAGGGAAACATGGACGCGGCGCACGGCCTCTACCTCGAGGTGCTGCGCGCGGTTCCGAACGACGGCGACGCGCTGCGAGGCGCAGTCGACACGGCGTTGGCGCGGGGCGACGTGGACGAGGCGCGAGGGCTGCTGCGCGGCGCGACCGCCCCCGGGCAACCGGACGATCCCAGGCTCCTGCAGCTCGCCGCCCACCTCGAAGAACGCGAGGGCGACGACGCCGAGGCCATGCGCCTGCTCCGCCGCGCCTCGGCACTGGCGCGCAGCGAGGTGTTCCGGACCACGCAGATTCCGCAGGAAGGAATCGGCCGCGGGATGAACCCGGAAGGAACGCCGCGGCTCGCCGCGCGGACCGATCCCGAGGTCCTGCACTCGGAGATCGCCCGCGACATGCAGCGTATCGAGAGCCGCCATCGCCCCGCCATCGGCGGCGACGTCGGATTCCGGCAGCGCAAGGGTGAGCCGGGCTTGAGCGCGCTCAGCGAATATCGCGGCGCCGCGAACGTCGAGGTGCCCATCGCGCTGTCCGGCAGGCTCACGCTGCGCATCTCCGAGGTCCAGCTCGATGCGGGATCCGTATCGGCCTCGGCGGGATCCCGTTTCGGAACCGGAGCGGTGGGCGGCGCCGGCCCGCAGCGGGCGCTGGGAACGGAGCTCCATGCGACGTTCGAGAGCCGCCATCTCGTCGCCGATGTCGGTGCGACGCCGCTCGGGTTCCCCATCCTCGCGGCGGTGGGCGGCGTACGACTGCGCGGCAACATGGGTCCGCTCTTCGTCGCGGCAGAGGGGTCGAGCCGCAGCGTCACCGACAGCTTCGTCTCCATGGCGGCGGCCCGCGATCCGGCGACCGGGACTTTGTGGGGCGGCGTGCTCCTGCAAGGCGGCCGGCTCGATCTCTCGGTGAACGGCCGCATCGGGTCGATCTACGCGTACGGCGAAGGCGGACGGCTGATCGGCCTGCGCGTGCTCGAAAACCGGCGCTTCGCCGGAGGCGGCGGAGCGGAGCTGGCGCTCGGAGCGGGTCCGCTGGGAGAGTTCCGGCTCGGTCCGGCCTTCACCGCGCTCGCGTTCGAGAACAACCAGCGCTTCTTCACCTTCGGCAACGGCGGCTACTTCAGCCCGCAGCGTTTTTTCCACGGGGCCGGCGTCCTCCGCTGGCAACACCCGGGAGCGGTGAGGTGGGACGCCGCGGCGGAGCCCGGCTACGATTGGTACCAGGAAGCGCACGCGCCGATCCTGCCGTTCGATCCGAACAGCGGGTTCTATGCCGGCAAGACGGAGGGCGGATTTTCGTTCACGGGGCGCGCCTTTCTCGGGATCGGCCTCGGCGGAGGATTCGAGCTGGGCCTCTCTGGCGCGGTGCAGCGAGCGCCGGAGTTCCAGGAAGTTCGCGCCGGCGTCGTCCTGCGCGCCGCCGGACTCTGA